DNA from Hippoglossus hippoglossus isolate fHipHip1 chromosome 1, fHipHip1.pri, whole genome shotgun sequence:
CAACAAAAACCTGCAAGTCAGATAACTTGAAATTTGCTACATAACAAGAAAGAAACCTTTTACTGTCTTTggtaatattttgtttttattcgcACAAAGCACACAAAAGAGAATTCAGCGGAGGACATTGTTTTCAGATGTTATAATAAAGACAACAGTCAATTACAGTTAGAAAACATTGAGGTTAACTAATTCAAGAAGAACAATGTCACAACAGTTATTGtagaaaaagtaaatataaaccAGTAAATATGTGAATGTAATTGGTCACAAAGCGTGTATCTGCCCTCTTTGTGGTTTAAAAAGCACCGTGTGTCTTAAACCACAGGACAAATTCACGCGAAGATAAAGACTGCTGACCTAAATTCTAAACATTCAGAATTCAGAAACTATTTTAATTCTGTTAACTTGCTGCTTGAACAAAGGTGTTGTGCTCTCcatcctctgtctgctgctgtgtgtatcCGTCCTTTCTATGGAACACGACTTGTGTTCAACACATATCTTCATCCTGAGAAACAATACGACAGTAAGAATCATTACTTTACTATTGTGCTGTTGTTTAGAAAGATTTGTGACTTCAATAAATTCTGGATATGTACAATTATGAAGAAAATgcataaaagtgaaaagtaaaatgctgacaaaaatattaatataaaaactgaTGTGGGTTACCTGcttctgtttggtttgtctTCTCTGAACCTGAGGCTCTTTATCtgcaaaaaataattattaagtAGCAGAGtctttttatcaattttattttggaaaaagatcaataaaaatTGATTTTCCAAATCGACTGGACAAGACGTTTTAAGAAAATATGAGAGGAAATATgtgatgagaagagaaaaaaacttttctgCTGAgacatcacagcaggaaacctACCTGATTTCTGACAGAAGTGGTAAACCAAAataaaggagaggagagaggagagaatagCGATGGCTGGCGTGAACACCACCAGCCTCCAGGACGCAAACCCACCGCTCGAGCTGCATCCACTGTGGTCACCCATGGAATCtggaatcaaacacaaattcataaacacttttctttctgcttcatctttttttatcttatcCTTTAAGAGTCATgggggactggagccaatcccagctaacTGTGCGAAAAGCGGGAGGCCgacatccagagacaaacaaccattaacAAATCTCTAATCTTAtcaaaagtgattttttttttggtgtgttaTATTTTTAGATGCACTTCCATACACACTCTGTATATATATGTCATACGATCTGGGCGgcagaaaacactgtttttggTGTATCAACCATTCAtttaccttttcacttttggctaccaatataataataataaacaaatcttGATATCAATACAACCCTATTCAAAGTTTGTTACTATGTCAGTTTCCAACAATATGTGGAACGTTGTGTTCAAAACAGGAATCTATCATCAAATGCACAATGTCAAGACTCACATTCAAATGTAAGATGTCTCTGATTTGTCAGGAACTAACAACCAGGTGATACTAATGCAGCTATTTTTCCAGTTGATGTTGTATGTGCAGCgtattttcttgttatttagGGATTTCTATTGCAAAACACTCAAAGAGAACTCATACCAGGATACTTACACGTTAAAATCATTCTTGTGACATTGCCATAACTTGTAGGTATATATTTATCCTTCTCTTTCCCATCCTTTGTGTTGACCTGTTCTGTTCCACAGTAGTAGAGACCCTCATCAGAGTCGCTGATGTTCATGATCAGCAGGTCATAGGATTCAGAGGACTCATTCTTCACTAGGTGGAAACGAGGGAAGGGATGCAGATCGTCTTTGTATTCATGGTTTAGCTGTAATAGTTCAGCTTGGTATCTTGTCTTCATAACAAGCGTTGGCTGGTTCACATGAGAACAGTTCCTGTACCACACTATATAAACTCCAGTGGAACATTTGCAGTCACAATAGAGAGTGGCGTGGCCTCCTGGGCTCACTGTCAGATTCAACACTGATCCATTGATATGAGCTTGACTGCTGGCAACAGCCCctaacaagcaaacacaggtaaagaaacaaaattgtaattttaatgTTACAGCGTTTTACTCTTCAATCGAACCTTCTTAAAGGAACGAGTGGTTAGGTTTTAAggttaaatttaaaatttaaaatacagaaaatcatAATTACCAAGAAAAAGGATGATGAAGACATGCAACTGATCCATCTTTGATCACGATCAGTAAAAGAAAGACACTCTAGTCCAAAGATCTGAACTTGGGTTCATATCCTGTGCAGACTTTTCCGTTAAAGGAAATGAAGGTGGTGATTGGCTAGTTGAAaggttttttctgttgctgttttctatTGGTGTGATGCTATGTGATGTTTTGGCCAATGATTGACAAGAATAATTTCCcgcaggaaagagaaaagaaagaaacttttgGAAACTACCACACTTAACAAAGGTTTTGCAATTTACACTGTATACTACAATTTTACAATATGCAACATCCTGGGTAGAGATGTAAACATTAAAGGCACTTTGTGATACTTCTGCTGCAGTTGTAATTGGAGAGTTTTACATTGAAGTTATAGAACACCTATGTGTCACAGTACGTATAGATCTTTCCTTACAGGTAGATATTAGACTTTTATGCAACTCAACTGCAAATGACAAATGCATTTTGTTGGAATCTTAACTGCAACTGGATTATGTTATATGAATTGAGTGTATgttgtcactttgtgttttgggcaatatgaaaatatgttgatactgaacatataaatgttcaaattctatttattttcagcCAAAAAACAGATGTAGACAGCAAACAGCATTACTGAATCTTTTTCTGATCTTGTTCAGGCACTCATGATCTTAGGCtggtttaatacagaaaaagttcacagtgatgtcacacgaattgtgttaaaaactggaacaaaaatctttccctttttaaaaagtttaataaTGTAGTAAAGTAGATATTATACTGCAAGATTAGTGTTTTGGGTGAAAAACAAATGGGTTCAActaacatttaatcatttaacatGGTGCATGAAAGCTTACAGTAGGAGTTTTTTTTGCATGGTCAGAATATGCTTAAGTTCCCCAGCGTTGAATCTTATAGTTTACTCCTAAATTGTGGCTGTACAATAAAAATAGAGTCAAGTTCATCAATGACTGAACTGTATAGCCTTCATTTCAAAATTAGAATTATTTAACATAACGTCATCCAAGGAACAGATCAATATTCCAACTGCCTTCTAAGAACCTAGTTGGATGTAAGACTGATTTCTGATCAATGCAAATATGGACTggataataaaattattttcaaaacaggaCATGGTCAAccttcttaaagggatagttcaccaggaaatgaaaatgcactcattatctactcaccccaatgctgatggaggggtgggtgaagtgtttgagtccacaaaacacttttggagtttcaggggtaaacagcttaGCTGATTAGTTACctatcttcagatgtaataaaacaacagaaaaacacaacatgcctccatactgctcgtgtggtgtcatccaagtgtttGCAAggcccgacattcatattcgactcgaaacgtGATCATTAACATCGTGTTTTcagcctaaaagtccaccagaagtggctaagctagcgtaccttagcatttccgacggtccc
Protein-coding regions in this window:
- the LOC117767704 gene encoding uncharacterized protein LOC117767704 isoform X5 — translated: MKTRYQAELLQLNHEYKDDLHPFPRFHLVKNESSESYDLLIMNISDSDEGLYYCGTEQVNTKDGKEKDKYIPTSYGNVTRMILTYSMGDHSGCSSSGGFASWRLVVFTPAIAILSSLLSFILVYHFCQKSDKEPQVQRRQTKQKQDEDMC